One region of Acanthopagrus latus isolate v.2019 chromosome 24, fAcaLat1.1, whole genome shotgun sequence genomic DNA includes:
- the LOC119015349 gene encoding gap junction alpha-3 protein-like: MGDWSFLGRLLENAQEHSTVIGKVWLTVLFIFRILVLGAAAEEVWGDEQSDFTCNTQQPGCENVCYDEAFPISHIRFWVLQIIFVSTPTLIYLGHVLHIVRMEEKRREREEELRKAGRHQEDHDPLYHNGVGDGGGGGGGRGGGKKEKPPIRDEHGKIRIRGALLRTYIFNIIFKTLFEVGFILGQYFLYGFHLRPLYKCGRWPCPNTVDCFISRPTEKTIFIIFMLVVACVSLLLNLLEIYHLGWKKVKQGVTNEFVPDTESLLLGGDERGDAETIPEQTSPLVLDCLPTYASIKVVGAGVLEGEAYSPAEASPTVMSSPARFKMDGSAFQPDDFLMETPPASFYRNGEKVSVGSNGQLSAMEQNWSNMALERHNLDGKNSSLPPPLPSPPTSASSTPQEETNPPLPEGEQHSTFPTLPRHTPLYPQTLEDAPLDQESPMVPHDDFTVVTRAEMHQPPPDIRKPSRASKSGVRARPDDLAV, from the exons ATGGGTGACTGGAGCTTTCTAGGGCGGCTGCTGGAGAATGCTCAAGAACACTCCACTGTGATTGGAAAG GTTTGGCTGACCGTCCTCTTCATCTTCCGCATCTTGGTGCTGGGCGCAGCGGCTGAGGAGGTCTGGGGTGACGAGCAGTCTGACTTTACGTGTAACACGCAGCAGCCCGGTTGCGAGAACGTCTGCTACGACGAGGCCTTCCCCATCTCCCACATCCGCTTCTGGGTGCTGCAGATCATCTTCGTCTCCACGCCAACCCTCATCTACCTGGGCCATGTTCTGCACATCGTCCgcatggaggagaagagaagggagagggaggaggagctccGGAAGGCCGGACGGCACCAGGAGGACCACGACCCTCTGTACCACAACGGGGTCGGagatggaggtggtggaggaggaggaagaggtggtggCAAGAAGGAGAAGCCGCCTATTCGTGATGAGCACGGTAAGATCCGAATCCGAGGGGCTTTGTTGAGGACCTACATCTTCAACATCATCTTCAAGACTCTGTTTGAGGTGGGCTTCATCCTGGGACAGTACTTCCTCTATGGTTTCCACCTGAGGCCGCTCTATAAGTGTGGCCGCTGGCCCTGCCCCAACACTGTGGACTGCTTCATCTCCAG GCCCACCGAGAAGAcaatcttcatcatcttcatgcTGGTGGTTGCTTGCGTCTCCCTGCTCCTCAACCTGCTGGAGATCTACCACCTGGGCTGGAAGAAAGTCAAGCAGGGGGTCACCAATGAGTTCGTACCCGACACTGAGTCGCTGCTGCTGGGCGGAGACGAGCGTGGAGACGCAGAGACGATTCCTGAGCAGACCTCTCCGTTAGTGCTCGACTGTTTGCCGACGTACGCCAGCATAAAGGTAGTGGGGGCCGGGGTGTTGGAGGGAGAGGCCTACAGTCCAGCTGAGGCCTCCcctacagtgatgtcatcacccGCCCGATTCAAGATGGATGGCTCAGCGTTCCAGCCCGATGACTTCCTGATGGAGACCCCGCCCGCTTCTTTTTATCGCAACGGCGAGAAAGTGAGTGTCGGGAGCAACGGGCAGCTGTCAGCGATGGAGCAAAACTGGAGCAACATGGCGCTGGAGCGCCACAATCTGGATGGGAAAAACTCCTCCCTCccgcctcctctcccctctcctcccacctccgcctcctccactCCTCAGGAGGAGACAAACCCACCGCTTCCTGAGGGGGAGCAGCACTCCACGTTTCCTACGCTTCCTCGTCACACCCCTCTTTACCCCCAAACGCTGGAGGACGCGCCGCTGGACCAGGAAAGCCCCATGGTCCCACACG